The Paraburkholderia hospita region CGTGTCCGGGCGCTGGGTCGATGAAATTCTCAGCCGTCTGTTCGACGCGCTGATTTCGATTCCGAGCAAGGTGCTCGCGCTCGTCGTGATCGCCGCGTTCGGCTCGTCGGTGCCGATGCTGATCATGGTCGCCGCGCTCGCCTACATTCCCGGCGCGTTTCGGATCTCGCGCTCGCTCGCCGTCAATCTGATGACGCTCGAATACGTGCAGGTCGCGAAGGCGCGCGGCGAAGGGCTGTTCTACATCGCGCGCGTCGAAGTGCTGCCCAACATGATTCACCCGATGCTCGCGGACTTTGGTTTGCGCTTCGTGTTCATCGTGCTGTTGCTGAGCGGCCTGAGCTTTCTCGGCCTCGGCGTGCAGCCGCCGAACGCCGACTGGGGCTCACTGGTGCGCGAAAACATCGGTGGTCTCTCGGAAGGCGCGCCCGCCGTGCTGATGCCCGCCGTCGCGATTGCGACGCTGACGGTTGGCGTGAATCTGCTGATCGACAGCCTGCGTCGTCATGGCGCGCGTGCTCACGGAGGCGCTAAATGAACATGATCGAAGTGAAAGGCCTGCGCGTGGTCGCGGGCACGGCGCCCGACCCTGTCGTCGAAATCGTGAAGGGCGTCGACTTCACCGTGAAGAAAGGCGAAGTGCTCGCGCTGATCGGCGAGTCGGGCTCGGGCAAGACGACGATCGCGCTGTCGCTGCTCGGTCACGCGCGCGGCGGATGCTCGATTGCGGGTGGCTCGGTGAAGATCGGCGGCGTGGACGTGCTGTCGCTCGACGAGAAAGGCCGGCGGGCGTTGCGCTCGCGCACGGTGGCTTATGTTGCGCAGAGTGCGTCGGCAGGCTTCAATCCGGCGCGCACGATCATGGATCAGGTGACGGAACCCGCGCTGCTGCACAAGCTGATGACGCCCGCCGCCGCGCGCACGAAGGCCGTCGATCTGTTCCGCGCGCTCGCGCTGCCCGCGCCGGAGACGATCGGCGCGCGCTATCCGCACCAGGTGTCGGGCGGGCAGTTGCAGCGCTTGATGGCGGCCATGGCGTTGATTACCGATCCTGCCGTCGTCGTGTTCGACGAACCGACCACGGCGCTCGATGTCACCACGCAGATCGAAGTGCTCGCCGCGTTCAAGAAGGTGATTCGCGAACTGGGCACAACAGCCGTGTACGTGTCGCACGATCTGGCCGTGGTCGCGCAGATGGCGGACCGCATCGTCGTGCTCAACGGCGGCACAGTGCGCGAGAACGGCACGACGGCACAAGTGCTCGATGCGCCCGCCGATGAATACACTCGGCAACTGCTCGCGGCGACAATGCGTCCGGAGCCCGAGCTTGTGTCGAACATCGCGAACGATCCGCCGCCGCTGCTCGAAATCCGCAATCTGAGCGCGGGCTACGGACGTATCGATGCGAACGGCGTGCCCGCCGTGCGCGTCCTCGACGACGTGAGCCTGAAGATCGTACGCGGCAGCACGCTCGGCGTGATCGGCGAGTCGGGATCGGGAAAGACGACGCTTGCGCGCGTGGTGGCGGGACTGGTGGATCGGGCGCGCGGCGATGTATTGCTCGATGGCAAGCCGCTGCCGGCAAAGCTCTCCGAACGCACACTCGATCAATACCGGCGCGTGCAGATCGTGTTCCAGAACGCGGACACGGCGCTCAATCCGAGCCGCACGATCGCCGACATTCTTGCGCGGCCGATGAACTTCTATCACGGCTTGCGCGGTGCTGCCGCGCAGAAGCGCATGCTCGAACTGCTCGATCTGGTGAAGCTGCCGGCATCGGTGGCGAAGCGTCAGCCGGGCGGTCTGTCGGGCGGACAGAAACAGCGCGTGAACCTGGCGCGCGCGCTCGCCGCGAACCCGGCGCTGATTCTCTGCGACGAAGTGACGTCCGCGCTCGATACCGTGGTCGGCGCGGCGATCCTCGATCTGCTCGGAGAATTGCGGCGCGAACTGGGCGTGTCGTACATGTTCATCAGCCACGACATTTCGACCGTGCGCGCGATCTGCGACGAAGTGATCGTGCTGTACGCCGGGCAATGCGTCGAAGCGGGCCAGCGCGATGCGTTGTCGGCGCCGCCGTATCACCCGTACACGGGCTTGTTGATCGATTCTGTGCCTGCGTTGCGGCCAGGCTGGCTCGACTCGCGGCGCGCGCTCACAGCGGGCGCATTGCCCGAAATGGGGCCCGCCGGTGATTCGCACGAGCTGTGCAGTTTCCGCGCACGGTGTACGGCGCGCATCGACGGCAAGTGCAATGTCACGCCACCTTCGATGAAGAAGCTGCCATCGGGCGCGGAGATTCGCTGCCATCACACGGCTGCTGACCTGACCCGCATGCAGACGGCCGATACGGTGGCGGCATGAATGCGCGCTTCGTGAGAGTGGCGGAGACGGGGCGCAAGACCTTCGACATCACCGTCGACGGCATCGTCACCCAAGCGGCTGAAGGCGACACGCTGATGGTCGCGCTGCTGACCGCGCACGACACGCTGCGCGATTCCGAATTCGGCGACGGCCGCCGTGCGGGCTTCTGCCTGATGGGCGCGTGCCAGGACTGCTGGGTGTGGACCGCGCAAGGCGAGCGCGTGCGGGCCTGCACGACGCCCGCTGCGCCGGGCATGTCGATTGTGACGCGCATCGCGCTTGCCGGGGAGGGCGTATGGCCGCGCATCGGGACGTGAAGCAACCGAAGGTGATCGTGATCGGCGCGGGGCCAGCGGGCGTGCGCGCCGCGCAGGCGCTCGTCGAAGCGGGGCTGCGTCCTTTGGTTATCGATGAAGGACGTCGTGACGGTGGGCAGATTTATCGGCGTCAGCCGGAAGGTTTCTCGCGCTCGTATGAAATGCTGTATGGGACGGAGGCGGCGCGGGCCGCGTCGCTGCATCGCGACTTCGATGCATTGCGTGCGCAGATCGACTATCTGCCCGACACGCTCGTGTGGAATATCGGGGCGAAGGCGGTGCATGTCGTCAGCGGTACGCGTCATGACGAACTCGCATTCGATTCGCTGATCATTTGCAGTGGCGCGACCGACCGGCTGATGCCCGTGCCGGGCTGGCATCATGCGGGCACGTTCAGCCTTGGCGGCGCGCAGGTCGCGTTGAAATCGCAGGGCTGCGCGGTGGGCGCGCGGACCGTGGTGATGGGCACGGGGCCGCTGCTTTATCTGGTGGCCGCGCAATACGTGAAGGCGGGTGCGACGGTGGGCGCCGTGCTCGATACATCGACACTAGCGCAGCGCGCGCGCGCGTTGCCTCAATTGCTCGCGATACCCACGACGCTGCGCAAGGGCATTGCATTGATGAGTGTGCTGCGCCGCGCGCGCGTGCCTGTTCATCGCGGCGTGACGCCCGTTGCAATCGACGGTTCACCCGAGCATGGCGTGACGGGCGTGCGCGTGAAACTTGCCAACGGCGCGACACTCGACGTGAAGTGCGACGCCGTTGCTCTCGGCTATCACTTGCGCGCCGAAACGCAGCTTGCTGATCTCGCCGGCTGCGAATTCCGTTTCGATCACGCGACGCAAACGTGGCTTCCGCATATCGACGCGGATGGCCGCAGCAGCGTTGCGGGCGTCTATCTGGCGGGCGATGGCGCGCGCGTGCGCGGCGCCGATGCAGCGGAACGCGCGGGGCGGCTTGCTGCGCTGGCGGCGTTGCGTGACGCGGGCATCGAGCGCGAAGGCACTGAAGGATTGCGCGCCGAACTCGCGCGCTATACGCGTTTTGCGGCGGGCTTGCGGGCGGCGTTTCCGTGGCCTGCGCGCTTCGCGGCCGTGCTGCCCGACGAGACCATCGTGTGTCGCTGCGAAGCGATCACGGCGGGCGAATTGCGGCGCGTGGTACGCGAGATGGGCGCCAAAGAAGCAAACCGTGCGAAGGCGTTTTCGCGCGTCGGCATGGGCCGTTGCCAGGGGCGTTTCTGCGCGCATGCCGGCGCGGAAGTGATTGCAGCCGAGGCGCGCGTGCCGCTCGAAGCCGTCGGACGTTTGCGCGGGCAGGCGCCCGTCAAGCCGCTGCCGATGGCGCTGGTATCGACGTGTGCGGTCTCGCGTGATGCAGAAGAAGCCGACACATGCGCACAGGAGTTCAACGAATGAGTGATCGTGCCGATGTGATCGTGATCGGTGGCGGGATCGTCGGGACGTCGACGGCGTTTTTCTTGCGGCGCAGACAGCGTTCGGTGATTCTGCTTGAGCGCGGATTGACGGGGCAACAGGCGAGCGGCGTCAACTTCGGCGGCGTGCGCCGCCAGGGGCGCGCGCTGACCCAACTCGCGATGTCCAATCGCGCGCTCGATACGTGGCGGCGTTCGAAAGAGCTGCTTGGCGAAGACGTCGAGTTTCTGCCGTCCGGGCATACGCGAGTCTGCTATCACGCGCACGACGCCGAGTACTTTCATCGCTATGCAGCCGAGGCGCGCGCGTACGGTCTCGATCTCGAAGTGCTGGACGGCCCGGCGATGTTTCGGCGCTTTCCGTTTTTGGGCCGCGAAGTATTGGCGGCGTCCATATCGCCGCTCGATGGGCATGCGAATCCGCGTCTTGCGGCGCCCGCGTTCGGGCGTGCGGCTGGGCGTCTTGGGGCGCGCATCGTGGAGAACACGGAGATTGTGCGCGTCGAGAAAGAGGCGGGTGGTTTTCGTGTCGAGAGCGCGTCGGGCGATGTGTATCGCGCGGAACAGGTGTTGATTTGTGCGGGCGCTTGGGCGAATGCGCTGTCGATGCAATTCGGCGAGCCGGTGCCACTCGTCGCGCGTGGGCCGCAAATGGCTGTTACGGAGCCGGTTCCGTATGTGTTCGGGGCATCGATGGGTGTTTATACGTCGATCAAGGAAGAGAGTGTCTATTTCCGGCAGATTCCGCGCGGCAATATCGTGCTGGGTGGCGGCCCTGCTGGTCCCGCCGATGCCGTGACGTGCCGCGCTTCGGTGCTGCCGGAGAACACGGTGCAGCAGATGGCGCAGTTTCGTCGGCTCGTGCCTGCGCTCGCGGCGTTGCATGTGATACGGGTGTGGAGCGGCGTCGAAAGCTATTTGCCGGATTCTGAGCCGGTGATTGGGGCGAGTTCTACGACCGATGGTCTTTTCTATGCGTTTGGTTTTTGCGGATCGGGGTTTCAGATTGGGCCGGGGGTAGGTGAGACGCTGGCCGAACTGATCGGTACGGGCAGCACGCCGATTGCGTTGGATGCGTTTTCGATTGGGCGGTTTGGGAATGGTATGTCTTTGCAGGCTGCACCTGCTTCTGCTTCGTTTGAGGCTTCTTCATGAGTGCCGGTCAATCGTCTTCTTTTATGCTGCGGGATGCGCTTGCTTATATTGATGCGAATTTCGATAAGACTGTGAGTCTTGCTGAATTGGCTGAACTGTCAGCGCTTAGTGTTTCGCGGTTTGCTACTGTGTTCAGGCAGCAGGTTGGGCTTTCGCCTTATAGGTATTTGTGTGGAGTCCGTGTGCGGCGCGCTCAAACTTTGCTGCTGGCAGGCGTGCCTGGGGCTGTTGTGGCTACTGAAGTTGGGTTCTTTGATCAGAGCCATCTGGCCAGGCATTTCAAACGGTTTTGTGGTGTGACGCCGAGTCGGTTTTTGTCGAATGCGAAGGGAATGGGGTGAAGGTTTTTTTGTTGTCTGCGACGCTGGGTGGTTTGCTAGTGTTTGCGCGGGCTTTCGCGTTGGGGTGGTTTGCTTTGGGTTTGTGCTGGCATCCGCGTTTTGCCTTCGTACTTCACGCGTCGCCCCTGTGAGTTTGCCTTTTCGCTGGCATCTGCGTTATGCCTTCGTGCTTCAGGCGTCGCCCCTGTGCGGGGCAGCACCTACTTTTCTTTGCCGCCGCAAAGAAAAGTAGGCAAAAGAAAGCGGCTAACACCGCCAGCCCGTGTTCTTATCCACGGGCCCCCAACGTCCCCACGCTTCACGCGACAGTGCCCTGGTTGGTGCTCGTTGCCAACGCTTCGAATGAACGCTTCACCCGCTTCGAATACGCGTACTTGGGCAAGCGGCAGCGAATGGTATGTGCCGCCCAGGTGGCAAACTGTGTGTAGGTTGTCGCGTCGTATAGCTTGGCGCTCTTACAGGGTGGAACGCGTGCGCTATCGGTCCGAAGTGAAGCGTGTGAGGTGCTACGGCCTACATACAGTTTGCCACCTGGGCGGCGGTGGACTATCTGGCAAGGCATGCTGAAACGCGGGAGCGTGAAGCGGGTGAGGCGCACGGCAAGAGCGCTGGCAACGAACGTGGGTCACGTGGTTGCCGTGTGAAGCGTAAGAACCTTTGGGGGCCCTCGGGCAAGAAGAAATGTTGGCGGTGTTAGCCGCTTTCTTTTGCCTACTTTTCTTTGCGGCGGCAAAGAAAAGTAGGTGCCGCCCCGCACAGGGGCGACGCTTGAAGCACGATAACAAAACGCGGATGCCAGCGTAAAGGCAAACGCACGGGGCAACGCATGAAGCAAGAAGGCAATACGCGGATGCCAGCACAAACACAAGCAAAACCACCCAGCGTCGCAGACAAAAAATCTACCCAAACTTCAACCCAGTCTGCTTCATAGCATCCCTCAACCCCAGCCCAGGATACTTCTTCTCAATGATCCGCATATCATTGCGAGTCTCCTCGATGAGCCAGTCGCGGACATCGTCCACAATAGGCCGTAAGGGCTTATTAGCAGGCCGCACCAAACAGCACCGCCTGTTCGTAACAATAACTTCCTGCTCAGCGGGCAAAAGCGCCCCTTGCGCGAGCCAATGCGAAACCACATTCAACCACCCCAGCGCGATCCCCTGCCCAAGCAGCGCCGCCTGCACCACAATCGCATAATCATTAAAGCTCAGCATCCCGGCAACATGCCGCCCATGCCCGACGAACGCGCCGAATCGCTCATGCCAGCCGCGCTCCTCGTCATCCATGACGATAACCGTGTCCCCATGCGCACGCCCCGCATCGCTTAACGCAGTCTCCCGATACCGCTCATTACAAACAGGCAAAAGCGTTTCAGGCATAACAAGCACTGCATGCTCATCAATCTCACCATCGTGCAAAAACCGCATCCCGAGATCGACATCATGAAGCGGTCCACCAATCCGCCCCGATATCAGCTGAAACCGCAAATCGATATTAGGGAAAGCCTGATTCAGCCGGCTCATACGCGGCATCAGCCAATGCGTGGTGAAACCGGTGGAAACCGATAACGTCACCGACTCGACCCCCGTCGCGCGGGCCTCGATTTCCCTGATTGCATTTTCAACGCCATTGAAACCTTCAGAGATCGCGCGATACAGAATCCTGCCGCTTTCAGTGAGCTCGATACCGCCGCGCACCCGCTCGAACAGGCGCACGCCAATATGGTCCTCCATGCGCGCAAGCATGCGGCTCACGGCAGGCTGGCTCACATAGAGCTCCTGCGCGGCGCGCGTGAAGTTGCCGCAGCGGGCGGCCGCTTCGAACACGAACAGCGCATTCGCGCTCGGCAGTTTCTTGCGAAGATTGGGCATGACCTGATGTTATGCCCGATCCAACAATTTGGGAATTGCTGTCAAAAAGAACGGGACTTATATTTTTCTCAACGCACCCATTTCTAACGAGACACACGCCATGGACGCACGAGCGAAAACGGGAGTATCCATCAGGTCGGCAGCGAAGCGTTATGGTCCGGTGGTTGCGCTGGACGACGTATCGCTCGACATCGCACCGGGTGAATTCGTGTCGCTGCTCGGGCCGTCCGGGTCGGGCAAGACGACCTTGCTCGGCATCCTCGGCGGCTTCGTGCAGCCGAGTTCCGGCACGGTCTGGGTTGGCGAGCGCGACATTACATTTGCGCCACCGCACAAGCGCAACATCGGTATCGTGTTCCAGAACTACGCGCTGTTTCCTCATATGACAGTCGGCGAGAACGTCGCCTTTCCGCTGCGCGCGCGCCGCGAGCCCAAATCGGGCTGGGCGAAGAAAGTCGCCGACGCGCTCGCGATGGTCGAACTGAACGGCTACGAGTCGCGCAACATCAACCAGCTATCGGGTGGCCAGCGTCAGCGCGTGGCGCTCGCGCGCGCCATGGTGTTCGAGCCGCAACTGATCCTGATGGACGAGCCGCTCTCCGCGCTCGACAAGCAACTGCGCGAAACCATGCAGATCGAATTGCGCCGCCTGCATCGCAAGCTCGGCGCAACCATCGTCAACGTCACGCATGACCAGCGCGAGGCGCTGACGATGAGCGACCGCGTCGCCGTGCTGAAGGACGGCAAGCTCGTGCAGATCGATACGCCGGAGCGTCTCTATGACCGTCCGTGCGATGCGTTCGTCGCGAGCTTCATTGGCGAAGCGACATTACTCAACGTGAGCCGCGCCGGCGATGACGCCGTGCGACTCGGCGACGCCGTGTTGCGCACGGCGCATCCGCTGCCGCGCGGAGACAAGCTGCTGCTCGCAGTGCAGACGGAAAAGCTCGTGATCGACGTCGCGGATGCGCCGGGCGCCGCGCACGCAAACCGCCTGTCGTGCCGCGTCACCGAAGTGCTGTATCAGGGCGAGAGCCTGCGCGTGTTCGCCGCGCTCGCCGACGGCACGGCCATCAGCCTTCGACAACCCGGCAGCCACGAAGCGCGCCGGCGCATTCCATCGCCGGGCGCGCAGATGACCGTCACGCTCGATCCTCAGGACACGATCGTCGTGCCCGCCTGATTTCACTCACCGCCTGTGCACGGGCATGCCTTCTTACGCGATTCACGCAAACTGCAAAGGGATGATGCAATGAAGCTCACCGATTTCAAGGTTCTGACGTTCGATGTCGTCGGCACGCTGATCAACTTCGAAAAGGGCGTGCTCGCGTCCATGCGGCGTCTGGGCGGCGCGAAAGCGAAAGACCTGACCGACGAAGCGATCTTCGAGCCGTACATGCGCGGCCGCGCAACCTATCCGGGCCGCTCGAGCCATGAGATGGCCAACGTCTATCTGTACGTCGCGAAAGAACTCGGCTTGCCCGACGACGCACAATCGGCCGCTGCATTCCAGCGCGACGTGCTCGACTGGCCCGCATTCGAAGATTCCGTCGCGGCGCTGAAGCGCCTGCGCAAGCACTATCGCCTCGTCGCGATGACGAACGCGGACCGCGTCGCGCTGTCGGCGTATGCGCACACGCTCGGCGACCCGTTCGACGACACCGTCTGCTGCGACGAAACAGGCGTCGCGAAACCCGATCCGCAGTTCTTCGCGTACAACCGCGGACGTCAGGCGGCATTCGGCTACAAGTTCGGCGAAATCCTGCATACCGCGCAAAGCCAGTATCACGACATCGGCATCGCGACGAAGCTCGGCTACGCGACCTGCTGGATCGAGCGTCGCCAGGGCTTGAAGGGCTTCGGCGCGACGCCCGTTCCCGAAGCCGTCACCGAGCCGACGTTCAAGTTCGCGACGCTCGCGGCACTCGCGGACGCCGTCGAAGCCGAAGCGCGCGCCGCCTGATCATGCTCGCGCCGACGACACCGCACAATCCGCAGCCGGACTCGCTCTGGCGGGCGATGGCCGTGCGCTCGCCCGTCGCGGATGCGCCCGTCAGCACGGGCGCGCCGCTTGCGCGCGATCTGATCGTCGACGTGGCGATCATCGGCGCGGGGTACTCGGGTCTCGCGGCCGCGTATGCGTTGCAAAAGCGCGGTGTCGATTGCGCGGTGTTCGACGCGAATCCTGTTGGATGGGGCGCGAGCGGGCGCAATGGCGGCGTGGTGTCGTCGAAGTTCCGGCTGTCGTTTCCGTCGATAGCAAGCGCGTACGACCTCGACACCGCGAGGCGCATGCATCGGCTCGCGCATGAAGGCGTGCGCGTGGTCGAGCAGTTCGTCGATGAATTCAAGCTGGAGCGCGCGCGCTTCGAACATACGGGCAGCCTGCGTTGCGCGCACACCGAGCGCGCGTTCGCGTCGATTCGGGCGGAAGCCGACTGGGTGCGAACGCAGCTTGGCGATGGATCGATGAGCGTGCTGTCGCGCGAGGAAATCACGCACGAAACAGGTTCGAACGGCTTTGTCGGCGGCGTGCTGAGCGCCGATGCAGGCACGATCCTGCCGCTCGAATACGTATGCGGCATTGCGCGCGCGCTGACGGCACGCGGCGTGCCCATCTACGAATCGACGCCGATTCTCGACATGACGCGTGTGCAGGATGGCGTGATGCTGCGCGCGCCCGGCGGCAGCGTGCGCGCGAAGCAGGTGATCGTAGCAACCAATGCCTACTCGAATCTCACGCAGGCCACATCGCAGTATCAGCGCGAACTCGTGCCGTTTCGCAGCGCAATGATAGCCACGGAAAGATTGTCGGCGGAACTCGACGCGAAGCTGATGGTCAACGGGCGCAGCTATACCGAAACGCGTCGCATGATGAAGTGGTTTCGCAAGGTGGATGGCCGTATGCTGTTCGGCGGCCGCGATGCGTTCGGCAAGGAAGAGCAGGCAACGGGCTTCGATGCGTTGCAGCGCGCGATGGCCGCGCTCTTTCCCGATCTTGCGGGCGTGCGTGTCGAGTACGGCTGGTCGGGGTATGTGGGCATGACGTTCAACGCGTTGCCGCATGTCGGGCGCAGTGACGACGTCACGACATTCTGTCTCGGGTATAACGGAGCGGGTGTCGCGATGGCGAGCCTGATCGGGCAACACGCTGCTGCGCTGGCGCTCGGCGAGAAGCCGGAGCTGGCGTTGCTGGCGCAGGAAGGCTTGCGGCCCGTGCCGTTTCATTCACTGCGTGCGCCGGGCGTCAGGCTCGTTGCCGCGTGGTATCAGTTTCTCGACGCAGTGGGTGCATGATGACGACAGCCAAACACGTTTTGCAGGAACAGACTGTGATGCAGGCCACTACGATCGATCCGTCGGTACGTCACCAGCAGCGCGAAGACCGCGCGATGCTGCTGCTGATGGCGCCCGCGCTGCTCGTCGTCGTGGTCTTGCTGGTGGTGCCGCTGGCGTGGCTTTCGTGGCAGTCGATCTATCACGACGGCGCGTTCACGCTCGTCAACTATCAGCGGGTTTTCACGGGCACGTATCTGGACACGTTTCTGATGACGTTCAAGCTGAGCATCATCGTGACGGGCATTACGTTGCTGCTCGGATATCCCGTGGCGTATTTCGCGGCATCCGTGCCGCCGAAATGGAGCGCGCTGATACTCGGCATGGTGATCCTGCCGTTCTGGACCAGCGTGCTCGTGCGCACGTATGCGTGGCTCGTGCTGCTGCAACGCACGGGGCTCGTGAACAAGGCGCTGCTGTCGATGGGTTTGATCGACAGGCCGTTGCAGCTTTCGTATAACCAGTTCGGCACGATTGTCGCGATGGTGCACATCCTGTTGCCGTTCATGGTGCTGCCGCTTTACTCCGCGATGCAGAAGATCCCCGGCAATCTGTCGCAGGCGGGCGCGAGCCTGGGTGGCTCGCCGTTGCATGTGTTCTGGCGCGTGTTCCTGCCGCTATCGATGAGCGGCGTCGTCGCAGGCGTGACGCTCGTGTTCGTGCTGTGCCTCGGCTTCTACATTACGCCTGAGCTGATGGGCGGCGGCAAGTCGATCATGGTGTCGATGGTGGTGAGCCGCAATGTCGAGATCTACAACAGTTGGGGCGCGGCGAGTGCGGTCAGCGTCGTGTTGCTGGTCTGCGTGTTCGCGATCTTCTATGCGGCGAGCCGCGTGATTCCACTCGAAAAGACCCTGGGCGCGAAATGAACAAGCTCTCATTCGGAAGGCTGACGCTCGGTGCGGGCGTCGTGCTGATCCTCGTGTTTCTGATGCTGCCCGTGGTGATCGTCGTGCCGCTGTCGTTCTCCGATACGCGCTTCATGACGTTTCCGCCGCCGGCGTATTCGCTGCGCTGGTATCACTCTTTCTTCGACAACCCCGCATGGATCGACGCGGCGCGCGTGACGCTGACGGCTTCCGTGTGCGCCGCGCTGATCGCGACGCCGCTCGGCATTGCGGCTGCGTATGGTATCCAGCACGGCTCGCACTGGTCGATGCGCTATCTGCGCACGCTGCTGATGCTGCCTTTGATGGTCCCCATCATCATCGTCGCGGTGGGGGTGTTCTTCGTGTTCACGCAGGCTGGGTATGTGAATACGCTCACCGGGCTGATCGTCGCCGATACGATGCTCGGCCTGCCGTATGTGCTGATCTCCGTCGGCGCGGATTTGCGGACCTTCGACCGCACGCAGGAAATGGTCGCGCGCAGCCTCGGCATGAACCGCTTTCGCAGCTTCATGACGGTGACGCTGCCGCAGATCAAGGCGAGTGTCATCTCCGGCGCGGTCTTCGTGTTCATTCAGGCGCTGGATGAAACGGTCGTCGCGCTGTTCATTTCGGGCGGTTCGAACCAGACGCTGACGCGGCGCATGTTCGTCACGTTGCGCGACGAGATCGATCCGACCATCGCCGCGATCAGCACGATGCTGACGGCGCTGACGCTGTGCCTCGTGATGATCGTTGTCGTGAGCCGCCGTTCGTCGGCGGTCGCGCGCGCCTGATTTCTTTCTACGGAAACCGGATGTCCAATTCACTGAAGTTTTATATCGACGGCGCGTGGGTCGAGCCGTCCAGCCGTGCGCGTCTGCCTGTCATCGATCCCTGCACCGAAGAGCCGTTCGCCGAAGTGGCACTCGGCAATGCGCAGGATGTCGATCGCGCGGTGGCGGCGGCGAAGCGCGCGTTTGTGTCGTTCTCACAAACGCGGCCAGAGGAGCGCGTTGCGTTGATCCGGCGCATTCTCGATGTGTATCTCGAACGTTATGACGAGATGGCCGAGACGATCATGCGTGAAATCGGTGCGCCCGCGAAGTTCTCACATGCCTGGCAGGCGGGTCTTGGCAAGCGGCATCTGGAAGAAGTGCTGCGCACGTGCGAGACCTTCGAATGGCAGCGCAAGAAGGGCACGACGCTGATCAATCATGAGCCTGTCGGTGTCGTGGCGTTGATCACGCCGTGGAACTGGCCGATCAATCAGATCGTCTGCAAGGTCGCGCCGGCGATCGCCGCGGGCTGCACGATGGT contains the following coding sequences:
- a CDS encoding ABC transporter permease; protein product: MNRPATPHATTVLYAVPDEDGKLCADAVQETPVETQVATCGPLRRFVKRSSALGLIGLAIVVFWLCVAFFGPLVAPYKGGAVTSTEIFGLYSAAHPLGTDYLGRDMLSRVLYGTQYTVGLALASTLLASCIGTFFGLVAAVSGRWVDEILSRLFDALISIPSKVLALVVIAAFGSSVPMLIMVAALAYIPGAFRISRSLAVNLMTLEYVQVAKARGEGLFYIARVEVLPNMIHPMLADFGLRFVFIVLLLSGLSFLGLGVQPPNADWGSLVRENIGGLSEGAPAVLMPAVAIATLTVGVNLLIDSLRRHGARAHGGAK
- a CDS encoding ABC transporter ATP-binding protein, with amino-acid sequence MNMIEVKGLRVVAGTAPDPVVEIVKGVDFTVKKGEVLALIGESGSGKTTIALSLLGHARGGCSIAGGSVKIGGVDVLSLDEKGRRALRSRTVAYVAQSASAGFNPARTIMDQVTEPALLHKLMTPAAARTKAVDLFRALALPAPETIGARYPHQVSGGQLQRLMAAMALITDPAVVVFDEPTTALDVTTQIEVLAAFKKVIRELGTTAVYVSHDLAVVAQMADRIVVLNGGTVRENGTTAQVLDAPADEYTRQLLAATMRPEPELVSNIANDPPPLLEIRNLSAGYGRIDANGVPAVRVLDDVSLKIVRGSTLGVIGESGSGKTTLARVVAGLVDRARGDVLLDGKPLPAKLSERTLDQYRRVQIVFQNADTALNPSRTIADILARPMNFYHGLRGAAAQKRMLELLDLVKLPASVAKRQPGGLSGGQKQRVNLARALAANPALILCDEVTSALDTVVGAAILDLLGELRRELGVSYMFISHDISTVRAICDEVIVLYAGQCVEAGQRDALSAPPYHPYTGLLIDSVPALRPGWLDSRRALTAGALPEMGPAGDSHELCSFRARCTARIDGKCNVTPPSMKKLPSGAEIRCHHTAADLTRMQTADTVAA
- a CDS encoding (2Fe-2S)-binding protein, which codes for MNARFVRVAETGRKTFDITVDGIVTQAAEGDTLMVALLTAHDTLRDSEFGDGRRAGFCLMGACQDCWVWTAQGERVRACTTPAAPGMSIVTRIALAGEGVWPRIGT
- a CDS encoding FAD/NAD(P)-dependent oxidoreductase, translated to MAAHRDVKQPKVIVIGAGPAGVRAAQALVEAGLRPLVIDEGRRDGGQIYRRQPEGFSRSYEMLYGTEAARAASLHRDFDALRAQIDYLPDTLVWNIGAKAVHVVSGTRHDELAFDSLIICSGATDRLMPVPGWHHAGTFSLGGAQVALKSQGCAVGARTVVMGTGPLLYLVAAQYVKAGATVGAVLDTSTLAQRARALPQLLAIPTTLRKGIALMSVLRRARVPVHRGVTPVAIDGSPEHGVTGVRVKLANGATLDVKCDAVALGYHLRAETQLADLAGCEFRFDHATQTWLPHIDADGRSSVAGVYLAGDGARVRGADAAERAGRLAALAALRDAGIEREGTEGLRAELARYTRFAAGLRAAFPWPARFAAVLPDETIVCRCEAITAGELRRVVREMGAKEANRAKAFSRVGMGRCQGRFCAHAGAEVIAAEARVPLEAVGRLRGQAPVKPLPMALVSTCAVSRDAEEADTCAQEFNE
- a CDS encoding NAD(P)/FAD-dependent oxidoreductase, with product MSDRADVIVIGGGIVGTSTAFFLRRRQRSVILLERGLTGQQASGVNFGGVRRQGRALTQLAMSNRALDTWRRSKELLGEDVEFLPSGHTRVCYHAHDAEYFHRYAAEARAYGLDLEVLDGPAMFRRFPFLGREVLAASISPLDGHANPRLAAPAFGRAAGRLGARIVENTEIVRVEKEAGGFRVESASGDVYRAEQVLICAGAWANALSMQFGEPVPLVARGPQMAVTEPVPYVFGASMGVYTSIKEESVYFRQIPRGNIVLGGGPAGPADAVTCRASVLPENTVQQMAQFRRLVPALAALHVIRVWSGVESYLPDSEPVIGASSTTDGLFYAFGFCGSGFQIGPGVGETLAELIGTGSTPIALDAFSIGRFGNGMSLQAAPASASFEASS
- a CDS encoding helix-turn-helix domain-containing protein, whose protein sequence is MLRDALAYIDANFDKTVSLAELAELSALSVSRFATVFRQQVGLSPYRYLCGVRVRRAQTLLLAGVPGAVVATEVGFFDQSHLARHFKRFCGVTPSRFLSNAKGMG
- a CDS encoding LysR family transcriptional regulator codes for the protein MPNLRKKLPSANALFVFEAAARCGNFTRAAQELYVSQPAVSRMLARMEDHIGVRLFERVRGGIELTESGRILYRAISEGFNGVENAIREIEARATGVESVTLSVSTGFTTHWLMPRMSRLNQAFPNIDLRFQLISGRIGGPLHDVDLGMRFLHDGEIDEHAVLVMPETLLPVCNERYRETALSDAGRAHGDTVIVMDDEERGWHERFGAFVGHGRHVAGMLSFNDYAIVVQAALLGQGIALGWLNVVSHWLAQGALLPAEQEVIVTNRRCCLVRPANKPLRPIVDDVRDWLIEETRNDMRIIEKKYPGLGLRDAMKQTGLKFG